A region from the Alphaproteobacteria bacterium genome encodes:
- a CDS encoding cation:proton antiporter has protein sequence MLDHILIGLHLREVIIFLGAMTIILPITHRLRMSSVLGFLAIGLLLGPYGLPQLGPTFPWIRYILITDYDGIKALGELGIMFLFFMVGMSLSYQRLKEMRRYVFGLGLLQVVITSALISMIAFGFGNSAQGSIVLGISLSLSSTAIVMQLLTERWRMNSLLGRASFAVLLIQDLAMLPVLLLVGMIGEHSQETIIITFVEASAQAVGAFFVVMLLGRVIIRPLFRFIGLTHSRDMFVATSLLVIILAGVLMASAGLSLALGAFIAGLLLSETEYKHEIEMDMDPFKGLLMGVFAMSVGMGIDFSVIGDKEGWLVISIIGLFLIKAAVMIPLALLFKIPLSIAVEIGLLLGQASELALVTIGLGIENYLFPKEIGQFMLIVVSMSMLMTPFVAKLASWLHDHLDRKYGEVRIKERVADSQSLSRHIIIAGFGRTGQMLGEIFMEQSIPFVALDMDAERVSRLAQSGMPVFYGNASRHEMLSLAGIDRAEAIAIAVDNVHFAEKIARLIKRHWPALPVVMRVKDVAQAQKLLRLGVNAVVLETLESGIQIAEEILNVMGMPAHTSHQIVHIKRDEKMALLNRIRSFPDEESLGMD, from the coding sequence ATGCTTGATCACATCCTCATTGGCCTGCATCTTCGTGAAGTGATTATTTTTTTGGGAGCGATGACGATCATCCTTCCCATTACTCACCGCCTGCGCATGAGTTCGGTGTTGGGTTTTTTGGCGATTGGGCTATTGCTTGGCCCTTACGGACTGCCGCAGTTGGGGCCAACATTTCCATGGATACGCTATATTCTCATCACCGATTACGATGGGATTAAAGCGCTGGGTGAATTGGGTATCATGTTCCTGTTTTTCATGGTGGGCATGAGCCTGTCGTACCAGCGTTTAAAGGAAATGCGCCGTTATGTGTTTGGCCTTGGGTTATTGCAGGTGGTTATTACGTCTGCATTGATTAGCATGATTGCGTTTGGATTTGGCAATAGCGCTCAAGGGTCGATTGTGCTTGGTATCTCACTTTCACTGTCGTCAACTGCAATTGTGATGCAGCTGCTTACCGAACGCTGGCGGATGAATTCGTTGCTCGGTAGAGCCAGTTTTGCGGTGTTGTTGATTCAGGATCTTGCCATGCTTCCCGTGCTTTTATTGGTTGGCATGATCGGCGAACATTCACAGGAAACAATTATCATTACATTTGTCGAAGCCAGTGCACAGGCCGTGGGTGCTTTTTTTGTAGTGATGTTGCTGGGGCGCGTAATTATTCGTCCCCTTTTCAGGTTTATTGGTTTAACGCATAGCCGCGATATGTTCGTGGCTACCAGCTTGCTCGTTATTATCCTGGCAGGTGTTTTGATGGCATCTGCTGGATTATCGCTGGCACTTGGTGCGTTCATTGCTGGTTTACTGCTTTCAGAAACGGAATATAAGCATGAGATTGAAATGGATATGGATCCCTTTAAGGGATTATTGATGGGTGTTTTTGCGATGTCGGTGGGAATGGGTATTGATTTTTCGGTAATCGGCGATAAAGAAGGATGGTTGGTTATCTCCATTATCGGGCTGTTTTTAATTAAAGCGGCGGTGATGATTCCCCTGGCGCTGCTTTTTAAAATTCCATTGAGTATCGCTGTTGAAATAGGGTTACTGCTCGGTCAGGCCAGTGAATTGGCGTTAGTGACCATTGGTTTGGGCATTGAAAATTATTTGTTTCCAAAAGAGATCGGCCAATTTATGTTAATTGTGGTAAGTATGTCGATGCTCATGACCCCGTTTGTTGCTAAACTGGCCAGTTGGCTTCACGATCACCTTGACCGCAAATATGGCGAGGTTCGTATCAAAGAAAGAGTGGCCGACAGCCAGTCGCTGTCGCGTCATATCATCATTGCAGGTTTTGGCCGTACTGGCCAAATGTTGGGTGAAATTTTTATGGAACAATCTATCCCATTTGTGGCACTGGATATGGATGCTGAACGTGTGTCACGTTTAGCCCAAAGTGGGATGCCAGTGTTTTATGGCAATGCCTCGCGTCACGAAATGTTAAGCCTTGCCGGGATTGATCGTGCAGAAGCCATTGCTATTGCCGTGGATAATGTCCATTTTGCAGAAAAAATTGCCCGCTTGATTAAACGTCACTGGCCTGCCTTACCCGTGGTGATGCGTGTAAAAGACGTGGCTCAGGCTCAAAAACTTTTACGCCTGGGGGTGAATGCGGTAGTGCTTGAAACACTGGAATCGGGTATACAGATAGCAGAAGAAATTTTGAACGTGATGGGTATGCCAGCCCATACATCCCACCAAATAGTCCATATAAAGCGGGATGAAAAAATGGCGTTATTGAATAGGATAAGATCTTTTCCAGATGAAGAATCATTGGGAATGGATTGA
- a CDS encoding DNA recombination protein RmuC — protein MMWVVLALIGGGVFGAGTTWVLARQLWVNRETYDRLNKQFMEAQATNQVLLERFKTTQEMAAQTQDYLKTHFEVVANEIFQKNSQQFNQQSQTSIEQLVTPLKERFTEFNKKVEESFGTQAKEQFALKQEIEKIVLANQHISLQAQTLTRALKGDNRVQGNWGEILLEKILVDSGLRKNTDYVTQGQGLGLAHVETTGHLKPDIVVKLPDNKHIVIDSKVSLLHYERFVAEEEDPVRLVALKEFKNSLRGHIKDLESKRYQDTDKIGTPDFVMMFIPVEGAYMLAVQSDPEIHSYAWDKRIVLVCPSTLFATLRTVASLWRLEQQNSNAQEIAKRGGELFDKFVGFIDDMQKIGKRIGDTQMAYDDALNKLSTGRGNLINRAEMMRKLGVSSSKQLPEHLVPEPLVIEE, from the coding sequence ATGATGTGGGTAGTTTTGGCGTTGATTGGGGGAGGTGTTTTTGGTGCTGGTACAACATGGGTACTTGCAAGGCAATTATGGGTAAATCGTGAAACTTATGATCGATTAAATAAACAATTTATGGAAGCACAGGCAACCAACCAGGTATTGCTGGAACGGTTTAAAACCACGCAGGAAATGGCAGCGCAAACCCAGGACTATTTAAAGACCCATTTTGAAGTGGTGGCTAACGAAATTTTTCAAAAAAACAGCCAGCAATTTAATCAACAATCGCAAACCAGTATTGAACAATTGGTAACGCCATTAAAAGAACGTTTTACCGAGTTTAACAAAAAGGTGGAAGAATCGTTTGGTACTCAGGCCAAAGAACAATTTGCACTTAAGCAGGAAATCGAAAAAATCGTCTTAGCAAATCAGCATATTTCCTTACAGGCGCAAACCCTAACCCGTGCTTTAAAAGGGGATAATCGTGTCCAGGGAAATTGGGGAGAAATTTTGCTGGAAAAAATCCTGGTTGATTCTGGTTTAAGAAAGAATACGGATTATGTAACACAAGGACAGGGATTAGGGCTAGCGCATGTTGAAACCACCGGTCATCTCAAACCCGATATTGTGGTTAAGTTGCCAGACAATAAACATATTGTCATCGACTCCAAAGTTTCATTACTTCATTACGAACGCTTTGTGGCCGAGGAAGAGGATCCCGTGCGCCTGGTTGCCTTAAAAGAATTTAAAAACTCGTTACGTGGCCATATTAAAGATCTGGAAAGCAAACGTTACCAGGATACAGATAAAATAGGCACTCCCGATTTTGTGATGATGTTTATTCCGGTAGAAGGTGCGTATATGTTGGCGGTACAAAGCGATCCTGAAATACATAGTTATGCCTGGGATAAGCGCATTGTGTTGGTATGTCCGTCGACCTTGTTTGCTACGCTAAGGACGGTAGCATCGCTCTGGCGGTTAGAGCAACAAAATAGCAACGCCCAGGAAATTGCTAAACGGGGAGGTGAGTTGTTTGATAAATTTGTTGGCTTTATTGACGATATGCAAAAAATTGGTAAACGCATTGGCGATACACAAATGGCGTATGATGATGCCTTAAACAAACTTTCAAC